One Planctomycetota bacterium genomic region harbors:
- the ptsP gene encoding phosphoenolpyruvate--protein phosphotransferase, translated as MLIKKGIPASPGICIANAFLLDTEAYQIPEHRVEQKNIAHEINRFSEAVTEAIDSFNDIRRRLSPNLREKTDPIISAHIQMLQDKHLHQQVIKLIKENKYLPEYAVTLTFKKYAKALVSADDAFFANRVQDIYDIERRLLQKLLKTKSDELSDLKNEVVVVAHDLTPSQTILLDRSKVKGFATDAGGTTSHTAIIARSIGIPAVVGLNTITLDISGGDTIIIDGNSGVVIINPDSETIKKYSAKERNFVVYERQLLEESKKLPAETKDGYRINLYVNIDLPDEVPTAVKHGAAGIGLLRTEFFYPSIEKLPSEQEQLEVFKKIIRQMDDKEIVIRTLDLGADKLPIDGQSTEQNPYLGIRAIRFSLRHIDLFKTQLRAILRASEFGNISIMFPMISSLEEVIKAKAILKDVQNELRKEKILFNPDVKIGIMIEVPSAAVIADILIKEVDFFSIGTNDLIQYTLAVDRGNEGVASLYQPTNPAVLRLIKKVIDIGGENGKIVAMCGEMSGNVVYTILLLGLGLKVFSMAPIVVPEIKKVIRSVSMDEARQVAKHALEFTDAQTAANYLLDYTKQVIPQLF; from the coding sequence ATGCTGATCAAAAAAGGGATTCCGGCTTCACCCGGCATTTGCATCGCGAATGCGTTCCTTTTAGATACGGAAGCATATCAGATACCGGAACACCGGGTCGAGCAGAAAAATATAGCGCACGAAATAAACCGTTTTTCCGAAGCGGTCACTGAAGCTATTGACAGTTTTAATGACATTAGAAGACGGCTCTCTCCTAATCTGCGTGAAAAGACCGATCCGATTATCAGCGCTCACATACAAATGCTGCAGGATAAACACCTGCACCAACAGGTGATTAAACTTATCAAGGAAAATAAATATCTCCCGGAATATGCCGTCACGCTCACTTTTAAAAAGTATGCCAAGGCGCTTGTTTCCGCAGATGATGCGTTTTTTGCCAACCGCGTTCAGGATATTTATGATATTGAACGCAGACTCCTCCAAAAACTCCTTAAAACGAAAAGCGATGAATTGAGTGACCTTAAAAATGAAGTCGTTGTGGTCGCTCACGACTTAACACCATCACAAACAATTCTTCTTGACCGCAGCAAGGTAAAAGGATTTGCTACGGACGCAGGGGGAACTACTTCCCATACAGCAATTATTGCCAGGTCTATAGGGATTCCGGCCGTAGTCGGGTTAAACACCATCACCTTGGATATTTCCGGTGGAGACACCATTATCATTGACGGTAACAGCGGCGTGGTAATAATAAATCCGGATTCCGAAACAATCAAAAAATACTCCGCAAAAGAACGTAATTTTGTAGTCTACGAACGCCAGTTGCTCGAAGAAAGCAAAAAATTACCTGCTGAAACCAAAGATGGATATCGCATTAACCTTTATGTTAATATTGATTTGCCTGATGAAGTGCCTACAGCCGTAAAGCACGGCGCCGCCGGCATCGGATTATTAAGGACTGAGTTTTTCTACCCCTCGATAGAAAAATTACCAAGCGAGCAGGAACAGCTGGAAGTTTTCAAGAAAATAATACGCCAAATGGATGACAAGGAAATAGTCATCCGGACGCTCGATCTAGGCGCCGATAAATTGCCTATTGACGGACAATCCACTGAACAAAACCCTTACCTGGGCATCCGGGCAATACGTTTTTCCCTGCGCCATATTGACTTATTTAAAACCCAGCTACGCGCTATTTTACGCGCCTCTGAATTCGGCAACATCAGCATAATGTTCCCGATGATTTCTTCACTGGAAGAAGTGATTAAGGCAAAAGCCATTTTAAAAGATGTGCAAAATGAATTGAGAAAAGAAAAGATACTTTTTAACCCTGATGTTAAAATCGGCATAATGATCGAAGTCCCTTCGGCCGCCGTCATTGCGGATATCCTGATAAAAGAAGTGGATTTTTTCAGCATCGGGACCAACGACCTTATCCAGTATACCCTAGCGGTAGACCGCGGTAACGAAGGCGTCGCGTCTTTATACCAACCAACCAACCCGGCAGTATTAAGATTAATCAAAAAAGTTATTGATATTGGCGGAGAAAATGGTAAAATAGTAGCTATGTGCGGCGAAATGTCCGGAAATGTAGTTTATACCATACTGCTTTTGGGCCTGGGCTTGAAAGTCTTCAGCATGGCGCCGATAGTTGTTCCGGAAATAAAAAAAGTCATTCGTTCGGTTTCCATGGACGAAGCCAGGCAGGTAGCGAAACACGCTCTTGAATTCACAGACGCACAAACTGCCGCAAATTACCTGTTGGATTATACCAAACAGGTTATACCTCAGTTGTTTTAA
- a CDS encoding HPr family phosphocarrier protein yields MAVERIIRLENKLGLHVRPSAQLAELASKYKSDVIIIKESLQANAKSIMDLLTLAATGGTSLTIKVDGPDAEAAIDAIQKLINSKFGEE; encoded by the coding sequence ATGGCAGTTGAGCGAATAATCCGCCTGGAAAATAAACTGGGTTTGCATGTCCGGCCTTCGGCGCAGCTGGCGGAACTGGCGTCAAAATATAAATCTGATGTTATAATTATCAAAGAATCCCTTCAGGCAAACGCAAAAAGCATTATGGATTTATTGACGCTGGCCGCTACGGGCGGGACGTCACTGACAATAAAGGTGGATGGACCGGATGCCGAAGCGGCTATTGATGCCATCCAAAAACTTATTAATTCAAAATTCGGCGAAGAGTAA
- a CDS encoding PTS sugar transporter subunit IIA — protein MKFSEFLPSTSVVKELQTTGKKDVIKEMVEKIKDVFGLPGFKVNDVVELLIKREKIGSTGIGNGIAVPHAKLEGLDKVVGAFGRSPSGIEFNAVDGMPVHLVFLILAPAEKPEANLAALQHISRAIKQQNFCKFLKSAKDIKAIADVLNEADELLK, from the coding sequence ATGAAATTCAGCGAATTTCTGCCGAGCACCTCGGTCGTTAAAGAACTGCAAACCACTGGTAAAAAAGACGTTATCAAAGAAATGGTCGAAAAAATAAAAGATGTTTTCGGGCTTCCCGGATTTAAAGTTAACGATGTTGTTGAACTTTTGATTAAGCGTGAAAAAATCGGAAGCACCGGAATCGGCAACGGGATAGCCGTTCCTCATGCAAAACTTGAGGGACTGGATAAAGTAGTGGGTGCTTTCGGGCGCTCACCAAGCGGAATAGAGTTTAACGCAGTGGACGGCATGCCGGTACACTTAGTTTTCTTAATACTTGCTCCTGCTGAAAAGCCTGAGGCTAATTTAGCGGCGCTCCAACATATCTCGCGCGCTATCAAGCAACAGAATTTTTGCAAATTCCTTAAAAGCGCAAAAGATATAAAAGCAATTGCCGACGTGCTCAATGAAGCAGATGAGTTACTCAAATAG
- the raiA gene encoding ribosome-associated translation inhibitor RaiA — translation MINITARHLEITADLKAFIEDRCNRLIRYFDRISRIDVIVNFNKNIYEVEVIAKGPHRVTMVAHSTERNLINVIDVVFGKIEKQLGREKDKIKGHHGKGFKDALKEQKKTKRKKDNEFKQNDWY, via the coding sequence ATGATAAATATCACGGCGCGACATTTAGAAATCACCGCGGACTTAAAAGCATTTATCGAGGACAGATGCAACCGGCTTATCAGATATTTTGACCGTATAAGCAGGATTGACGTAATAGTTAATTTCAACAAGAATATCTATGAAGTCGAGGTAATAGCAAAAGGACCTCATCGTGTCACCATGGTAGCACATTCCACCGAGCGTAATCTTATAAACGTGATTGACGTAGTATTTGGAAAAATAGAAAAGCAGTTGGGCCGGGAAAAAGACAAAATCAAAGGACATCACGGCAAAGGGTTTAAAGATGCACTGAAAGAACAGAAGAAAACCAAGCGTAAAAAAGACAATGAATTCAAGCAAAATGATTGGTATTAA
- a CDS encoding metallophosphoesterase family protein, translated as MPDPFAIVSDIHSNLEALQAVVKDIQDQNIKDIICLGDVIGYGPNPGECIDIVRNFKMVLMGNHDEGLIEEPVGFTLRARKALEWTRNQLKPNWLSPKIKKDRWKFIETLPNIHQDGDVLYVHASPRQPTTEYILRTDCDDQFGGAGKLDEIFSMIKHVCFVGHTHDPGIIPKEDDNGKYKFLAPDEINYTYEIKEGVKVIVNDGSVGQPRDGDNRACYVIFDGKTISFRRVPYDFNITAEKIFKETGLERYFGERLALGR; from the coding sequence ATGCCTGACCCATTTGCCATTGTCTCTGACATACATTCCAACCTTGAAGCACTCCAAGCAGTAGTCAAAGATATCCAGGACCAGAATATCAAGGATATCATCTGCCTTGGCGATGTCATCGGCTACGGCCCGAACCCGGGTGAGTGCATAGACATAGTAAGAAATTTCAAGATGGTTTTAATGGGAAATCATGATGAAGGACTCATTGAAGAGCCGGTCGGATTTACCTTGAGGGCGCGAAAAGCACTGGAATGGACACGTAACCAGCTTAAGCCTAACTGGCTTAGCCCTAAAATAAAAAAGGACAGGTGGAAATTCATCGAAACGCTGCCCAATATCCATCAGGATGGAGACGTGCTATACGTCCATGCTTCTCCGCGCCAGCCTACCACCGAGTATATTTTACGAACGGATTGCGATGACCAGTTCGGCGGGGCCGGCAAACTGGACGAGATTTTCAGCATGATAAAGCACGTGTGCTTTGTCGGGCATACCCATGACCCGGGAATTATCCCAAAAGAGGATGATAACGGAAAATATAAATTCCTTGCCCCTGATGAAATAAACTATACGTACGAAATCAAGGAAGGAGTAAAAGTCATCGTTAACGACGGGTCAGTCGGACAACCCCGCGACGGGGACAATCGTGCCTGTTACGTTATTTTCGACGGTAAAACCATAAGCTTCCGGCGGGTCCCTTACGATTTTAATATTACGGCAGAGAAAATTTTCAAAGAAACCGGGTTGGAACGCTATTTCGGCGAACGCCTGGCTTTGGGGAGATAA